The Paenibacillus wynnii DNA window TTTCGGCTCCCATAGGCTTCAGATTTCTGTCAGCCATATAACGGCTAAATTCTTCGATCCCATCTTCTTCGCTCATTTTATTCATTACTTCTTCAGTAAATGCCGCTGCATCTTCATAATATGTATGACTGTCTGCGCTATCTCCATATAAGGAGTAGGTTACTGTCTCCATTCCGCAATTTACCTCCCACAGTTTACCAGTAAAGTATCATATCCTTCTCTGGGTGGCAGTGACCTTTTATTACGAATTTGCTAAATAACAAATAACCCGCATGGGCACGAGGCCATACGGGTTATTTGTGCTTGCAATCTTTTCGCTAGCTTCTTCTACACCATGATTTTGCAAATATCATTCGTGAATTCTACCGGGTCTCCTACAGGCAGACCTTCAATCAGGAGCGCCTGATTATACAGCAGGTTCGTGTACAAGCCCAGCTTTTCTTTGTCATTCGCTTGAGCGTTTTTCAGGGACTGGAACACTTCATGATTAATGTTGATTTCCAGTACCTTATCCGCTTTTACATCCTGAGCGTTAGGCATAGCCTTAAGGATTTTTTCCATCTCTATGGATAGCTCACCCTCTGTGGAGAGGCATACCGGATGGGTTTTCAGACGTTTGGATGCCTTAACGTTAGTCACCTTGCCGGACAGGATGCTTTTCATGGATTCAAAAAGATCCTTATTCTCATTCTCTTCCGCCTCAGTAGGCTTGTCCTTCTCATCGGCTTCAATGCCAAGGTCGCCGCTGGACACGGATTTGAACTCTTTTTCCTTATAATTCATGATGATGTTGATTGCGAATTCGTCGATATCGTCCGTAAAGTACAGGATCTCAAATCCTTTATCCAATACCATTTCCGTCTGCGGAAGCTTCTCGATTCTTTCAATGGACTCCCCGGAGGCATAGTAGATATATTTCTGATCTTCCGGCATTCTTGATACGTATTCGTCCAAAGTAACCAGTTTCTTCTCCTTGGATGAATAGAACATCAGCAGATCCTGCAGCGTTTCTTTATTGACGCCATAGTCGCTGTACACGCCAAATTTCAACTGTCTGCCAAAGGATTTATAGAATTGCTCGTACTTCTCTCTCTCATCCTTCAACAAGCTTTGCAATTGACCTTTAACCTTGTTCTTGATGTTCTTGGCAATCAACGTTAATTGTCTGTCATGCTGGAGCATCTCACGAGAGATATTCAGGGACAGATCCTCGGAATCCACCATGCCTTTAACGAAGCTGAAATAGTCAGGCAGCAGGTCGGAGCATTTGTCCATGATGAGCACACCGTTGGAATACAACTCTAACCCTTTTTCGTATTCCTTTGTGTAATAATCGTACGGTGTGTTCTCCGGGATGAACAGGATTGCATTATAAACCACAGCACCATCGGCGCTGATATGAATATGCTTAAGTGGCTTGTCGAAGCCGTAACGCTTCTCCATATAGAAGTTATTGTAGTCTTCGGGAGTCAGCTCACTTTTATTTTTACGCCAGATCGGCACCATGCTGTTGACGGTTTGTTCTTCGGTAACTTCTACGAATTCATCTTCGCTGCCTTCTTTCGGCTGCTGGCTTTTTACGTCCATTTTGATCGGGAAGCGGATGAAATCGGAGTATTTTTTGATAATCGACTTCAGGCGGTATTCTTCCAGGTACTCATCGTACTGATCGTCTTCGGTGTTTTCCTTGATCGTCAGTACGATCTCGGTTCCTATGGAAGCTTTCTCGGTCGGCTCAATGGTGTAACCGTCTGCACCTTGGGATTCCCATTTGAAGGCCTCATCGCTGCCCAAAGCTTTACTTGTTACAGTAACGGTGTCCGCCACCATAAAAGCAGCATAAAAACCAACTCCGAATTGGCCGATGATATTATGTCCGTCTTTGGCTTCATTTTCTTTCTTGAAGGCCAGGGAGCCGCTCTTGGCGATAATGCCGAGGTTATTGTCCAGATCTTCCTTTGTCATCCCGATACCTGTGTCGGAGATGGTTAAAGTTCTGTTGGCCTTATCTACAGACACTTTAATGTAATAATCCTCTTTATTGAACACCAGTTGCTCATCGGATAATGCCTTGTAGTAGATTTTGTCGATAGCATCGCTGGCATTGGAAATCAGCTCTCTCAGGAAAATCTCCTTATGGGTATAGATGGAGTTAATCATCATTTCCAGCATTCGTTTCGATTCGGCTTTGAACTCTTTTTTTTCCATGGATCGGTTAATTCTCCTTTCAATATAGGGAAATAAGATGGTGAATGAGAAAAAGTTATGTAGCTGCGCCTATTGGGCAGCTCGTCCAGGAATTAGCACTCAGGTAATCAGAGTGCTAATTCCTCTTTTTATATAACATATACAGATTTGGGAGTCAAGATTTCGATGGAAAAAGGTGGCGGATTCGGCGCAAGGTGGAGGTATATTAGCTAGTATGTTGACTCGTATGTTGACTGTTATGGAATATAGCCTCGTTGCTGCAATTTCAACTATTCTGGTGCCGTATGAGGCTACAACTTCAGTTTAGTGGGAAAAACCCCTCTAATTTCTATCAGATCCAACTAATCAGGCCCGTTTCTCGGAGGTAGTCAGTGAAATAGGTGTATTTTATACACTTATATCTAGCTTTTAGCGCTCGGATGGATGGATAGATGTACTTTGTGCAACTAAAAATATGAATATGCCGGTTAAACCCCGGAATACCTAAAAATAAGTGTATAAAGTGCAATTAAACACCCTAAAGTGTGCTAAGGGAGAAATATAAGTGTACATTGTGCAACTATATATATTGAAAACGATGTAGGTAGACGATTTGCCGTAGTTGTCGCGGATACCCGAGGATATACTTCTTTCTCTCATACACAAACTTCTTGACGCCACCCCATATGCGGCCAAAGCATCGAGTTAGTAGGAAAAACTCCCTCTAAATCATCGATTTAGCCTCATTCCTGAGAGTTAGAGGGATAAGTTCCCTCTAATTTCTCTCAAAACCAACTATTCTGGTACCTTACGCCGATTTAGTGGGCATAATTCCCTCTAAATCATCGATTTTGTCTCAATCGTGATCATTAGAGGGAGAAATCCCCTCTAATTTCTATAGATCATCTATTTGGGCACCATAGGTAACTAAATCGCCAATCTAATGAGAAATTCTAATTAAATTGATGATCGCGGGACGACCTGAGGTGGTTATTGGGCGGTATTGGTTGGAGCGGTAGTTGAGGCGGTTCTTACGGTTGTTACAGCGGTAGTTGAGGCGGTTCTTGCGGTTGTTTCGTCGGTGGTTCGGGAGGTGGATCAGGAGTGGCTCAGGAGGTGGTTACAGTGGCTACTCTTTATTCAAATAGCAAAAAAACCTCTCTAGTTAAAGAGAGGCTTCTTACGTTTCGCATGCTATCCAGCATCTGAGATCTCTATTGCTTGGCTTTTCCGGATTTATTTTCTGCCGGTTGCCGAAGCGTCTTCCCAGGTCTTTTGCAGCCACTTGTCAAAGTCTGCGCCTTTCTCGCCTTCGTAGATGTCGTATATGTCCACACGCATCTTCTTCAGCTTTTCTTTGAACTCTTCATACGTATGGTCCTTAGGCAGACTCTTCTTAATTCTCAATACGATTTTGGATACGCCTTTAACCAATTCAGGTTTGTTCTTCGATGGCGCTGCGATCTCTTCACCAAATGCCTTCAGCTTAAGGTACGCTGCCTCTTGAACGGTATATACAGGATCGCTCGTCACTAAGCGCGTCAGGATATCAATAGTTTGTTTGTTCTTCCACTGGCCCAACTCTTCAACCGCAGCCAAACGAGCTTTCCAATCCGCAGTGCGGTTAGCGGCTTTTTTTAATTCCTCATAATTTTCTGGCAGTTCATATCTTGATTCTTCGTTTTCCATTCTTTTCAATCCCCTTCTATTTCACATCCAATACCTAACAGTAACAGTATAACCCGCAGTTGCGCAAGTGATAAGGTAGAAATTATAGTTTAGGTTCGGCGTTTCTTGATTCAGAGGACTTCTAATTTTTCGAACTCTATTGTCTGTTCTTATGAACGGTGTCTGAATGGGTATCCGTAACATATGATTTCCCTGTCTTCAGCCCAATGATGAACCAGACTAAACCGCCAACGCCCACTGAGAAAATCGTATCCCCAATCACACGCATCCAGATGAGCTTCTGCATATAGCCCAGATGAAGGAACTCCGTCGAACGAGCATACCACATGCCATGTTCCATGCTTGCTAAAGTCTGCAGTAATCCAACAGGCAGCAGGCTTAGCAAGCCCATGGTTAACAAACCAATATTTAAAGCCCAGAAGGAAAAGCTAAGCAGCTTTGTTTTCCAAGGTTTTGTCCCGGTTAAACCTCGCAGACAGAACAGCAGCAATCCTATACCCAACATACCGTACACTCCGAAAAGTGCCATATGCGCATGTAATGCGGTTAAGTTCAGTCCTTGCATATAGTAAAGAGCAATAGGCGGGTTGATTAGAAATCCGAAAATGCCCGCACCTAACAGATTCCAAAAGGATACAGAAACGAAAAAGTATATGGGCCACTTGTAACGTGCAACCCATACTCTGGCGCGTCCCAGCTTCAAGTTCTCATAAGCCTCCATGCCGATCAATAATAGCGGCACAACTTCCAATGCACTGAATACAGCCCCAAATGCAAGGACGCCCTCTGGTGTACCGGCAAAGTAAAGGTGATGAAATGTGCCAATAATACCTCCCGCTAAATAAATAACAGTCGAGAATAAAACGGTTGAGGTAGCGGTTGAGGTACGTATAAGACCCATTC harbors:
- the htpG gene encoding molecular chaperone HtpG; this encodes MEKKEFKAESKRMLEMMINSIYTHKEIFLRELISNASDAIDKIYYKALSDEQLVFNKEDYYIKVSVDKANRTLTISDTGIGMTKEDLDNNLGIIAKSGSLAFKKENEAKDGHNIIGQFGVGFYAAFMVADTVTVTSKALGSDEAFKWESQGADGYTIEPTEKASIGTEIVLTIKENTEDDQYDEYLEEYRLKSIIKKYSDFIRFPIKMDVKSQQPKEGSEDEFVEVTEEQTVNSMVPIWRKNKSELTPEDYNNFYMEKRYGFDKPLKHIHISADGAVVYNAILFIPENTPYDYYTKEYEKGLELYSNGVLIMDKCSDLLPDYFSFVKGMVDSEDLSLNISREMLQHDRQLTLIAKNIKNKVKGQLQSLLKDEREKYEQFYKSFGRQLKFGVYSDYGVNKETLQDLLMFYSSKEKKLVTLDEYVSRMPEDQKYIYYASGESIERIEKLPQTEMVLDKGFEILYFTDDIDEFAINIIMNYKEKEFKSVSSGDLGIEADEKDKPTEAEENENKDLFESMKSILSGKVTNVKASKRLKTHPVCLSTEGELSIEMEKILKAMPNAQDVKADKVLEININHEVFQSLKNAQANDKEKLGLYTNLLYNQALLIEGLPVGDPVEFTNDICKIMV
- a CDS encoding HEAT repeat domain-containing protein translates to MENEESRYELPENYEELKKAANRTADWKARLAAVEELGQWKNKQTIDILTRLVTSDPVYTVQEAAYLKLKAFGEEIAAPSKNKPELVKGVSKIVLRIKKSLPKDHTYEEFKEKLKKMRVDIYDIYEGEKGADFDKWLQKTWEDASATGRK